The Syntrophorhabdaceae bacterium sequence TGTCGAAGAGGTGGCGAGAAAGGTCAAGGCCGAGCAATACGACCTGAATCCGGGGCCCAAACAAACGGAAAAGGCGTATCTGCTCAACCTGAGATCCCGCATAACGCATCTTGCTGAAAGGTTCTATGACAGACAACAGATTTAGTTATAAAGGTGATCGATAACCCTATATCAAAAATGAGGAGGGTATAATGAACTTTTCAATGTTTTGCGGTCTTAATGCAAGTAAATTCCCCATGAGAGAATTCCTGATCGAAAGCAATCCTTCAAAAGGGATACGGAGGACCATTACCTGGGGAGAACTGAACGGCCAGGCGAACAAGCTTGCAAACTATATGATTAAAGAGTGCGGGATACAAAAAGGAGATATTGTCCTCCACCTTATGATGAACAGCATCGAGTGGTATGTGACATATATGGCAATATTGAAGACCGGCGCCACCATAACACCCCTTAACTACCGCTTTGCAACGGGCGATATAAAATACGCCGCCGACGTCGTGAGATCGAAGGTCTTTATAATGGACGATACCTTTGCGCCAAGGGTTGAACCTATTATCAAAGAGCTCAGCTATGTTAACAAATATGTATGCGTGGGGAACAACATCCCATCAAACATGACATCATATAAGGAGATTATTGATAAAGGTAACCGGTCAGAGGTAATGATTGAAACGGCAGATGATGAGATGGCAGAGCTCATGTTCACGTCAGGCACAACGGGAGCTCCGAAACCTGTCTGCCACACCCACAAGACCCTCTTCTATATAGGGCTGGGCAACGGCCTGACCTTCGGAGAGGGATATGAAAGCGTGTATATTGCTCCGCATCCTTTCTACCACAGCGGCTCCCTCTTCTATTCCTTCCCCTGCTATATGGCGGCAGGAAAGGTGCTTATAGCTCAGGACCTGTCACCACAGGGATTGATCCGATCGATCGCAGAGGAAAAGGCCACAGGGGGATGGATAAGCGTGCCGATATGGTCGGACATCATCAATATGATCAAATCCGGGGCAATGGACATCAGCACATACGATTTCTCCAACCTGGAATATATCGCGATGGGTGCACAACCCGTTCCGACCATACTTTTAGAGGACAGCAAGAGGATATTCCATGGATTAAAGATGTTCAACACTTACGGG is a genomic window containing:
- a CDS encoding class I adenylate-forming enzyme family protein, which gives rise to MNFSMFCGLNASKFPMREFLIESNPSKGIRRTITWGELNGQANKLANYMIKECGIQKGDIVLHLMMNSIEWYVTYMAILKTGATITPLNYRFATGDIKYAADVVRSKVFIMDDTFAPRVEPIIKELSYVNKYVCVGNNIPSNMTSYKEIIDKGNRSEVMIETADDEMAELMFTSGTTGAPKPVCHTHKTLFYIGLGNGLTFGEGYESVYIAPHPFYHSGSLFYSFPCYMAAGKVLIAQDLSPQGLIRSIAEEKATGGWISVPIWSDIINMIKSGAMDISTYDFSNLEYIAMGAQPVPTILLEDSKRIFHGLKMFNTYGITEGGGGCTVALYDEDILRKTGAIGRPGPFMEVKVVDDKGQTLPPGKVGELLLKGPRLMKEYAYNPEMTARTITEGWLHTGDLAYTDEDGYLFFADRSKDLIIRGGENIFPAEIEDVLRKNPKIQDVAVIGYPHPRLVEITMAIVQLKQGEAMKEEEVIEFCKEKGLAKYKWPEKIVYADIPRNPAGKIEKPKLRELYVKPAKEGIGK